ACCACGACTCCTCCGACAGCGAATAGCTCGCCTCCGTTGCGGCACGCGCACACCTCGCGTAGCCTCAAACTGTGCCCCCTCGCAATTGCCCCCGCTGTCACGCCGCGCTCCCACTGGAGCACGAGGGCGCACTGCTCTTCTGCCCCAACTGTGGCGCCCCGCAAATCAGAGTCTCCGAAGAGTTGCTCATGGAGGCACAAAAGCAGCGTGCCGTGCTCGACTCCGGACTCGCTGACGGCTTGCTCGGCAACGGGAATCCCGACGCTATCGCCTGGCCCGCCGCAATCCGCTACGCCGTGCTCGCCGGCGCTCTGGCCGCAGCACTCAACCTGCTCGCGCTCGCGGTTCCACCGGTCATTCTCCTCGCATGGTTCTGGGCGATCGGCGCTCCTGTCGTTGTTCTCGGCATATATAACTCGAAGATTCGGCCTTCGCGGTTGCGCGCCGGCTTCGGCGCGACACTTGGCCTGCTCTGCGGGCTCGCCATCACCTTTGGAATGTCCGTGATTAACGCGTCCGGCCTCGTCCTCGGCCGCTTCGTGTTCCACAATGGACCAGCCATAGACACCGCAGTAGCCGCCGCATTCGCGCAGTTTCGCACTACCGTCCAGCAGCAGGGTGGTCCCGCCCAGGCCTCGCTCCTCAACTGGCTCAACATTCCTGAAGACCGCCTCGGCCTGATTCTCATCACCTCCGCCGTGGCTCTTCTCATTTATCTCGGGCTCTCCGCTCTGGGTGGCGCCTTCGCCGCTCTGCTCCGCTCCCGCAGCGAGCCAAGAGACGCCACGCGCTGACCTGCTGCCTTGCCGCCTTGCTATCATCATCGTCAGCTATGAGCGAAACATCCACCCCCGCTTCGTCCAGCTCCGACGCCACACAGCCGCGCCTTCGTGAGAAGGGCCGCCTCATGTCCTCCTCCGAGATCGAGCGCACCCTCGTCCGTCTCGCGCATGAGATCGTCGAGCGCAACAACGGCGCCGCCAACATCGGTCTCGTGGGCATCAAGCGCCGCGGCGTTCCGCTTGCCCAACGCGTCGGCAAGCTCATCGAAACCATCGAGCGCCAGCCCGTCGACGTCGGCGTGCTCGACATCAGCTTCTACCGCGATGACCTCTCCACACGCGACGTCCGCCCCGTCGTCGAAAAAGGCGACATCGGCTTCGACATCGAAGGCCGCGACATCATCCTCATGGACGACGTCCTCTACACCGGCCGCACGATCCGCGCCGCACTCGACGCCCTCTTCGATCACGGCCGCCCCAAGAGCGTCCAGCTTCTCGTCCTCATCGACCGCGGCCACCGCGAGCTTCCCATCGAAGCACGATTCATCGGCCGCATCGTCCCCACCTCGCGCCGCGAGATTATCGAGGTCAAGCTCCGCGAGATCGACAACGACGAGCAGGTCTTGCTCGTCGAACTCGTCGAAGACTAACCAACGCCCCACAATTTGCTCTAAACTCTCTCCACACCCCTGCTGGAGATCTCGCGCATGAGCGCAGACGCCGTTGCCGCCGAGACACCGGAAGGTCTTCCCCTTCCCGCACCCAACGCACCCGAGCCCCTCAGCATGGGCGCGGTCCTGCGCATCGTCCCCCTGCGCCGCCTCTGGTACGCGCAGGTCGTCAGTGTCTTCGGCGACTTCCTCGCGCTCTACGCTGTCATGACCATCGTGACCTACAAGCTGCACGCCACACCGCAGCAGGTTACCGGCATCCAGATCGCGTACCTCGCACCCATCGCCGTCCTCGGGATTGTCAGCGGCGTCTTCGCCGATCGCTGGCCCGTCAAGGCCACCCTCGTCTCAAGCGACCTCACGCGCGCGGCACTCTGCCTTCTGCTTCTCCTGGTCCACTCCATCGCCGGCTTCTACGCCGTGCTCGCTTCCATAAGCGTTGTTTCGAGCTTCTTCTCGCCTGCGCAGGGCATTGCCCTTCGCTCCGCAGTCCCCTTCCACGGACTCCGCTCCGCCAATGCGCTCATGCAGCAGGTCATGTTCATCATGCGCATCATCGGCGGCCCCATCGCCGTCACCATCGTCACCGTGCTCGGCGTCAGGGTCTGCTACGTCGGCGACTCCATCAGCTTCATAGCGTCCGCATCTCTTATCGCCTCCATCGCGCTCAACATTCCGCGCAAGCGCGCGCAACAGCCATCCAGCGCCGTCGTCCCCAGCCAACCCACCGGAATACGCCGCATCATCGCCGACATGCGCGAGGGCACCAGCTTCATCCTTCACCACGCCGCACTTCTCTTCGTCGTCACCGCGCTCGCCGCCGGCATGTTTGCGCTGGGCTGCTTCGCTCCCATGATCGCCGTCTACGTGCGCGACAATCTGCACGCCTCACAGAAAATCTTCGGCGTCACCAGTGCAATGATCGGGCTCGGCCTTCTCGCCGGAATGAACATCCTCACGGCCGTCGCCAAAAGAGTGAAGCACACATCGCTCGTCTACTTCGGGCTCGGCGGCATGGCCGTCGGTACGTTCATCCTCGCCGCCATCCCGCATCTCGTCGCCACCATCCCCGCACTGATCCTTGTCGGGTTCGCCGCCGGCGGCATCATCGTGCCTTCCCAGACGCTCATTCAGGAAGAGACGCCGCACACCATGCTCGGCCGCGTCGGCTCAACGGTCATGTCGTTCGTTTTTTCTGCGCAGATCGCCGGCCTTCTGCTCAGCGGCGTGCTCGCCCAGCACACCAGCGTGCGCGGCGTCTTTCTGCTCAGCGGCATCCTTCTCGCCGTTCTCATGCTCGCCGGCAAACTCTGGATGGAACCCACTCATCCTCAACCTGCCGAAGCGGCCACCGTCTAGCGTTCTACTTCGCCGAGCGCCTCATTCGCCGCCGCCAGCACCATCTCCACCTCGCGCCTTCCAATCACCGCCGACACGAACGCTGCCTCGAACTGGCTCGGCGGCAGCCACACGCCGCGCTCCAGCATCGCACGATGAAAGCGCCCGAACATTGCAGTATCTGCCGCGCTCGCCGACTCGAAATCCCGCACCTCGCTCGGCGTAAAGAACCACGTGAACATGCTGCCCACACGGTTCGTCGTCAGCCCGATCCCCTTCTCCGCCGCAATCTTCGCCACACCATCGGCAATCGCCGCCGACGTTCTCTCCAGCGTCGGATAGATCTCCGTCTTGTACGCCAGCAGGTGCGCCAGCATCGCCACACCCGCGGCCATCGCCAGCGGATTCCCGCTCAGCGTTCCCGCCTGGTACACCGGCCCCAGCGGAGCAAGCTGTTCCATCACCTCCGCGCGCCCGCCAAACGCCGCTACAGGAAGTCCTCCACCCAAAATCTTCCCCAGCGTCGTCAAATCCGGCGCTCCGTTCTCGCCCAGATCCTCCGCAAACCGTTCCTGCGCTCCACCCGGCGCCAGCCGGAAGCCCGTCATCACCTCATCGAAGATCAGCAGCGCGCCGTGCTCGCGGGTCAGCCTTCGCAGTCCCGCAAGATATCCTGCCGCCGGCGGAATCGTGCCTGCATTCCCCACCACCGGCTCCACAATCACGCACGCAATCTGGTCCGGAAACGCCGCAAACGCCTCTTCAACGGCTTCGAGATCGTTGTACGGCAGCGCCAGCGTGTGCATCGCCGTCTCCGGAGGCACACCCGCAGATCCCGGAATCCCAAACGTCGCCACGCCGCTGCCCGCCTTCACCAGCAGCGCATCCGCATGTCCGTGATAGCAGCCCTCAAACTTGATTACGAACGGCCGACCCGTAAACCCGCGCGCCAGCCGGATCGCTGACATGCAGGCCTCCGTGCCGGAACTCACAAATCGCATCCGCTCCATCGACGGAAAGCATCGCTGCACTAACTCTGCTAGATCCGCCTCGCTCGGCGTGCTCGCGCCAAACGACGTCCCCCGCTCTGCCGCGCGTTTCACCGCATTCACCACCGGGGCAAACGCATGCCCCAGCAGCATCGGCCCCCACGACCCAAACAGATCCAGATACCGGTTCTTATCCGCGTCGTAGAGATACGCTCCCTCCGCACGCACCACCATCGGCGGATCGCCGCCCACAGCCCGAAACGCGCGTACTGGCGAGTCCACCCCGCCTGGCAGATACCGGTTCGCGCGATGATTCAATGCAATAGAGCGAATCTTCTCAAGCGGCATGCTGCGACAGTATACGGGTTACTTAAGAATTCGCTTTCGTTACCGAAGTCCGCGACCCGTAAAAGGCACCGGTGTGCGAAGCAGCAGGAATCCCAGCGCCAGAATCAACCCCAGGAAATACACCATCGTCGCGGTATGCGGCTTCTCGGGCTCATCGTTCGTGAAGCACCGCCACAGCATCCCCAGCCCCACAAACAGGAACACCCACTGGATGAACGCTCCAGTGAATCCCGTGTTCATCTCTTTGTTGACCGTCAGGCCGAAGAAGATGAAGCACGTCAGCGCAATCAGCCCACGCTGCACGCGCCCCAGCGCATACGTCGCTTGCGCTCCATCCAGACCCAGCAGCGGAACCATGTTGAACAGATTGATCCACGCCCCGACATTCGCCAGCACCACGAACAGCTCACTCGTCCGGCCCTGTGTCCCCCACGCGATCGCCAGACAAGCCAGTGCCGCCGCCAGCCCATACATCGGTCCGGCCAGCGCAATCGCCGCCAGCTGATCAACCGAGACACCTTGGTTGTACCAGCGCACATACGCGCCCAGCCCCGGAAAGAACACCGGCAGGTCCGCCTTTAGCCCGCGCCGCTTTACCGCCACGAAATGCCCCATCTCGTGAACGAAGAGGCAAACCGTAAACCCCAGCGCGAACTTCCATCCGAACAGCGCCCAGTAAATTCCGAAGAAGCCCAGAATCCCGAGCAGGAACTTCAGCTTGAACAGCAGGAAGATCGCCGTCTTAATCTTGATCAGAAACAGCGCAATCGGAGCGAACGGTCCCAGCCGCTTCGTCCACTTCGCCTTGCGGTCCTCTTCCGCGCGCATCCTGCTGTCGATCTGCGCAATGTGCTGCTGTATTCCCGCGGCCTGCTCCGCATTTTCCGGCAGCCACTTCAGCGTCGACCGCCAGCGCTCGCGCGCCTCCGCCCACTTCCCCTGTTGCTCAAACTGCTGCGCGGTCCCCGCCAGTTCACGCAGATACAGGCCATAGGTCAGCGTGTTGCAATCCGGACACGCGAGCGTCCCGTCCGGAAGCCAGTGACTGCAACTTGGGCAGCTATGGATCTCCGGTGGCGGTGCGGGTTCGGCAGAAAACGTTGTTGCGGTCGACATCAAAGTGGGTACCAGTTCCATTCTATGAGACTCGGCGCCGGAGGATCTGTCGCGCTCTCTCCAGCTGCATGGATTCAGAGCCCAAAATCCAACCCGCCTGCGCACTTCTCGCGGGAATCGATTGCGAGCAATAAATCGTGCAAAATTTTGCAGGGAAATCGTTTAGTTTCATTACTTCGATCACACCCAACTCATCGTGCTCCGAAGCGAATATTTTTGTGGAAATGTGTTTCAAATGACGTATTCTTAAGACTCGCCAGATGGGCAGGTTTGGAGGTGTAGTTCAGTGGCAGAGGTTCGTGTGCAGGAAGGCGAGCCCCTTGAGAATGCCCTGCGCCGGTTTAAGCGCAAGGTGCAGACGGAAGACATCATCAAGGAGGTCAAGCGCCACTCCTTCTACCTGAAGCCCGGCGAAAAGCGCCGCGTCAAGGAAGCTCTAGCTCGTAAACGGAATCGAAAGAAAGTCCGTAAAGAACAGGACTAAATCGCCCGTAAGGAGCAGGATTAGTGACGAAGTCCGGATCAGTGTTCTGCTGATCCCAACAAAACTCGCAGCGAACGGGGCGTGCAATTCGGCGCCCCGTCGCCGCAATAACCTGGAGAGCCGCCCCAGTTCCTGCGGCATCCTCATGATCAAGTCGACGGGCTCCGAAGTGAAAATTCGTACTTAGGCTTGAACACGCGTCCTGGGGATCTCAACCCTTTGAGTCTGGACCTCTGGTAACGTTTCAGCCTTATCCCGCAAGATGGGAGAAGGCGCATGGAATTCACGGACCGTATCCTGAAGTGCTCCGACTGTGGCAACGAGTTCGTCTTTACCGCAGGTGAGCAACTCTTCTTCTACGACAAGCAGTTCAAAAACGACCCCAAGCGATGCAAGCTCTGCAAGGCCAAGCGTGCCGGCCTTGGGCGCTCTGCCAATGCCACCGGGGCCGTAACCCTTCCGCTCTCACGCACCGAAACCCGAACGAAATGCTCGGCTTGCGGCGTTGAGACCACGGTGCCGTTCAAGCCCACCCAGGGCCGCCCCGTGCTCTGTCGCTCCTGCTTCCAGCTCAAACGAGTCCCATCAGGTGTCGCTGCCGTTGCGCAAATGGACTCGGCTGCCACGCAGGTCGCCAACGCCATGGAACAGGTGCTGCCATCCGCGGATGGCGTCGAGACCTCAGCCTCGGCCATGGAGCTGATCACCCAGGCCCCCGCTGCCGTCATCGCCGAGAACTCCGACGCTCCGCTCGCTGCTGTCGCCGCCGAAGCCGCACAGGCATGACCAACGCTGCTCACCCATCAGGCTCGTGTAGCCTGATGCGGTGAAGTACGTCCCGCATCCAGCAGCCCAGCCCACCGACAACAGCCTCATCCGCGCCCGCCACACCCTCGGCGATCTCAGCCTCACCATCTGCACCGACGGCACCTTCCTGCTCGATGGCGGAGCCATGTTCGGCGTCGTCCCCAAACCTCTCTGGAGCCGCCGCGCCCCAGCCGACGATCAGAACCGCATCCTTCTCGGCCTTAACGCCCTAGTAATACGATTCCCCGGCTCAGCGCGCATGCCGTCCGCCCTCGTCGTAATCGAGACCGGCCTCGGAAACAAGCTCTCACCCAAAATGCGCGAAATCCACGCCAACCAGGAGCTTCTCCCCGCCTCCCTCGCCGCCGCCGGCATCCGCCCCGAAGAGGTGACCCACGTCCTCAACACCCACCTGCACTTCGACCATTGCGGCTGGAACACCACCCTCCACCCCGACGGCTCCGTCACCCCCACCTTCCCCAACGCGCGCTACTTCTTCGCCGCCGGTGAGCTCGCCCACGGGCGCCTCCAGCACGACCGCGACCGCGTCAGCTATCTCTCCCCCAACTACGACCCACTCCTCGCCTCCGGCCAACTCACCCTGCTCGACCCGCACGGCCTCGGTGGCTTCACCCCAGACGACCAACGCCTTCGCAACCCCGAGGCACCAAATCTCCCACTCCCCACGATCCAAACATCGCCCGAAATCCTTCCCGGCCTCACGGTCGAGCCCTTCCCCGGTCACACCTCCAGCATGCTCGCCGTCCATATCACCTCAGGCGATGAACACGCCGTCTACACCGGCGACCTCTTCCCCACGCACAACCACCTCGACCCGACCTGGGTTATGGGCTACGATCTCGACCCCATCCGCTGCATCGACGAGCGCAAGCGCCTCCTCGCCCGCGCCATCCCCGAGCGATGGCTCCTGATCTTCCCCCACGACCACCAGCTCCCCGCAACCCACGTTACCCTCAACGACAAAGGCCGCCCCATAGCCGAGGCGGCCCTCTAGTCCCTACTCCAGGCAGCGTCAGCTCTTCGTCGCCACCTGTTGCACTGCCTTGTCCACCACCACATACAGAAGCTGGTCGTGGTCCGCTTTGGCGCCTTCCTTCACCAGTTGTCCAAAGCGCTTACCCGTCTCTTCTGAATCTGGCAACGTCAAGCCGCGCTTCTGCGCCGAAATCTGCGCGAGTTGCGTGACCATCTCAAAGAACGTCGCCTCATTCCGTCCGCTCAGCAACCACGCATCGTGCACGGACGAGGTAATCAACTGATCAGTCGTCCATGTAGGCGCCGGCTGCGTAGTCGTCGTCGTCGACCGTGTCTCTGTCGTCGACGTCTGGGTATTCGCCGGTGCAGCCTGCGCAAATCCGCTGCTCCCCGCCGCCATTCCACCCGCCAGTAACGCTATTGCCACCACTCGCATCGTCTTCATCGCGTCGTCCTTTCGTTCTCGCAAATCTGCTGTAAACCTAGCCATCAGTACCGGCGTTCGCGGTTATCCTGCGCATGCTCGCCGAGAATCGCGCCGACTCCCGCACCCGCCGCGCCGCCGATGATGGCGCCCTTGGCGCTTCCGGTGAACAGCGCTCCCAGCGCCGCTCCACCCGCGCCGCCAATCAGCGCTCCCTTGCCCGGCCCTATCCCGCCCTGGTGATACCGCCGGTCGTAGTCGTCATAGCGTCGATCGTGTCCGTAGTAATCGCCGCCCCTTCCGCCTTCATAAGCTCCGTTGTAAAACCGCTGATGGTCTCCGCGGTGGTAGTCCCTATACTGCTGTCCGTGCCCGCACGACGGAACCGCTGCCAACAAAGGTACGCACAGCACAGCCGCCATCAATTTCCGCATAAGCCTGCTCTCTTTCCCGCGCATGCATGCACACTGCGCGTAAGCCACTCGGTTAGATGCTCCCAGCGCCCAATCAAGCCCCTTTGGAATACTCTTCCTCTAGACCATCGCATGCCAGATACCTTCTCCCACTTCGACCTCGCCGCCATGCCCAAGCCCGACGCCTACAAGCTCCTGGCTTCGGTCATCATGCCGCGTCCCATCGCCTGGGTCGTCTCGCGCGACCCAGCCGGCACCCTCAATGCCGCGCCCTTCTCCTTCTTCAACATCCTCTCCGCCGACCCGCCACTCGTCGCCATCAGCTTCTCCGCCGCACCCGACCGCGAAGGCAAGGACACGCTGGCCAACATCCGCGCTCATAACGATTTCGTCATCAACATGGTCCCCGAAGAGCTCGCGCCCGAGATGAACATCACCGCCACCAACGCGCCGCGCGGCACCGACGAAACCCGCCTCGCCGGCCTCGATCTCGCACCTTCCACCCTCATCGATGTCCCGCGCATCGCCGCCTCGCCCGTCGGCTTCGAGTGCCGTCTCTTCCAGCTCATCGAACCCGG
This genomic interval from Acidobacteriaceae bacterium contains the following:
- the hemL gene encoding glutamate-1-semialdehyde 2,1-aminomutase, producing the protein MPLEKIRSIALNHRANRYLPGGVDSPVRAFRAVGGDPPMVVRAEGAYLYDADKNRYLDLFGSWGPMLLGHAFAPVVNAVKRAAERGTSFGASTPSEADLAELVQRCFPSMERMRFVSSGTEACMSAIRLARGFTGRPFVIKFEGCYHGHADALLVKAGSGVATFGIPGSAGVPPETAMHTLALPYNDLEAVEEAFAAFPDQIACVIVEPVVGNAGTIPPAAGYLAGLRRLTREHGALLIFDEVMTGFRLAPGGAQERFAEDLGENGAPDLTTLGKILGGGLPVAAFGGRAEVMEQLAPLGPVYQAGTLSGNPLAMAAGVAMLAHLLAYKTEIYPTLERTSAAIADGVAKIAAEKGIGLTTNRVGSMFTWFFTPSEVRDFESASAADTAMFGRFHRAMLERGVWLPPSQFEAAFVSAVIGRREVEMVLAAANEALGEVER
- a CDS encoding flavin reductase family protein produces the protein MPDTFSHFDLAAMPKPDAYKLLASVIMPRPIAWVVSRDPAGTLNAAPFSFFNILSADPPLVAISFSAAPDREGKDTLANIRAHNDFVINMVPEELAPEMNITATNAPRGTDETRLAGLDLAPSTLIDVPRIAASPVGFECRLFQLIEPGGSSIIALARILYAHVRTDAFANLERLYIDPHKLRLIGRMHGAGGYCRTTDIFTIDRKSWPLDE
- a CDS encoding glycine zipper domain-containing protein, with protein sequence MRKLMAAVLCVPLLAAVPSCGHGQQYRDYHRGDHQRFYNGAYEGGRGGDYYGHDRRYDDYDRRYHQGGIGPGKGALIGGAGGAALGALFTGSAKGAIIGGAAGAGVGAILGEHAQDNRERRY
- a CDS encoding site-2 protease family protein, which encodes MSTATTFSAEPAPPPEIHSCPSCSHWLPDGTLACPDCNTLTYGLYLRELAGTAQQFEQQGKWAEARERWRSTLKWLPENAEQAAGIQQHIAQIDSRMRAEEDRKAKWTKRLGPFAPIALFLIKIKTAIFLLFKLKFLLGILGFFGIYWALFGWKFALGFTVCLFVHEMGHFVAVKRRGLKADLPVFFPGLGAYVRWYNQGVSVDQLAAIALAGPMYGLAAALACLAIAWGTQGRTSELFVVLANVGAWINLFNMVPLLGLDGAQATYALGRVQRGLIALTCFIFFGLTVNKEMNTGFTGAFIQWVFLFVGLGMLWRCFTNDEPEKPHTATMVYFLGLILALGFLLLRTPVPFTGRGLR
- the rpsU gene encoding 30S ribosomal protein S21, coding for MAEVRVQEGEPLENALRRFKRKVQTEDIIKEVKRHSFYLKPGEKRRVKEALARKRNRKKVRKEQD
- a CDS encoding MBL fold metallo-hydrolase translates to MKYVPHPAAQPTDNSLIRARHTLGDLSLTICTDGTFLLDGGAMFGVVPKPLWSRRAPADDQNRILLGLNALVIRFPGSARMPSALVVIETGLGNKLSPKMREIHANQELLPASLAAAGIRPEEVTHVLNTHLHFDHCGWNTTLHPDGSVTPTFPNARYFFAAGELAHGRLQHDRDRVSYLSPNYDPLLASGQLTLLDPHGLGGFTPDDQRLRNPEAPNLPLPTIQTSPEILPGLTVEPFPGHTSSMLAVHITSGDEHAVYTGDLFPTHNHLDPTWVMGYDLDPIRCIDERKRLLARAIPERWLLIFPHDHQLPATHVTLNDKGRPIAEAAL
- a CDS encoding MFS transporter; protein product: MSADAVAAETPEGLPLPAPNAPEPLSMGAVLRIVPLRRLWYAQVVSVFGDFLALYAVMTIVTYKLHATPQQVTGIQIAYLAPIAVLGIVSGVFADRWPVKATLVSSDLTRAALCLLLLLVHSIAGFYAVLASISVVSSFFSPAQGIALRSAVPFHGLRSANALMQQVMFIMRIIGGPIAVTIVTVLGVRVCYVGDSISFIASASLIASIALNIPRKRAQQPSSAVVPSQPTGIRRIIADMREGTSFILHHAALLFVVTALAAGMFALGCFAPMIAVYVRDNLHASQKIFGVTSAMIGLGLLAGMNILTAVAKRVKHTSLVYFGLGGMAVGTFILAAIPHLVATIPALILVGFAAGGIIVPSQTLIQEETPHTMLGRVGSTVMSFVFSAQIAGLLLSGVLAQHTSVRGVFLLSGILLAVLMLAGKLWMEPTHPQPAEAATV
- the pyrR gene encoding bifunctional pyr operon transcriptional regulator/uracil phosphoribosyltransferase PyrR, translated to MSETSTPASSSSDATQPRLREKGRLMSSSEIERTLVRLAHEIVERNNGAANIGLVGIKRRGVPLAQRVGKLIETIERQPVDVGVLDISFYRDDLSTRDVRPVVEKGDIGFDIEGRDIILMDDVLYTGRTIRAALDALFDHGRPKSVQLLVLIDRGHRELPIEARFIGRIVPTSRREIIEVKLREIDNDEQVLLVELVED
- a CDS encoding zinc-ribbon domain containing protein, with the protein product MEFTDRILKCSDCGNEFVFTAGEQLFFYDKQFKNDPKRCKLCKAKRAGLGRSANATGAVTLPLSRTETRTKCSACGVETTVPFKPTQGRPVLCRSCFQLKRVPSGVAAVAQMDSAATQVANAMEQVLPSADGVETSASAMELITQAPAAVIAENSDAPLAAVAAEAAQA